One window from the genome of Glycine soja cultivar W05 chromosome 12, ASM419377v2, whole genome shotgun sequence encodes:
- the LOC114377929 gene encoding RNA polymerase II subunit 5-mediating protein homolog gives MVPFGKAAFFPSCLIHTNEFLVLLGEGYYDERTSKQTVEILQRRGKSLDSRVDSLEVNIKDLEAEASFLNATASFLVARFFWEKGKGTE, from the exons ATG GTTCCGTTTGGGAAAGCAGCGTTCTTCCCAAGTTGTTTGATTCACACCAATGAGTTCCTG GTTCTTTTAGGAGAAGGATATTATGATGAGAGAACTTCGAAGCAAACCGTTGAGATTTTACAGCGAAGAGGGAAGTCCTTGGATTCGCGGGTTGATTCTCTTGAGGTCAATATCAAGGACCTTGAAGCAGAGGCTTCATTTCTCAATGCCACGGCTTCATTTTTGGTTGCTAGGTTCTTTTGGGAGAAGG GGAAGGGAACAGAGTGA